The Artemia franciscana unplaced genomic scaffold, ASM3288406v1 Scaffold_867, whole genome shotgun sequence genome window below encodes:
- the LOC136043723 gene encoding RNA-binding protein pno1-like — translation MTESISGSAKIATNKKADTMEVEDEQQTVIQEPIRPAFPPAKKEKQADGTEIRKIPVPSNRYTPLKDNWMKIFTPVVEHLHLQIRFNLKARQVEIRNGKNSDVNNLQKATDFVRAFVYGFDVEDALALIRLDDLFIDSFEISDVKSSLKGDHMARAVGRLAGKGGRTKFTIENVTKTRIVLANTKIHILGSYQNIQVAKRAICNLILGSPPSKVYGSLRNMAGRMLERF, via the coding sequence ATGACAGAAAGCATATCTGGTTCCGCTAAAATTGCTACCAATAAGAAAGCAGATACTATGGAAGTAGAGGACGAACAGCAAACTGTAATACAGGAACCAATTCGTCCAGCGTTTCCAcctgctaaaaaagaaaagcaggCTGATGGAACTGAAATCCGAAAAATCCCAGTGCCATCTAACCGATACACACCCCTCAAGGAtaattggatgaaaattttcacACCCGTTGTTGAACACCTCCATTTGCAAATCAGGTTCAATCTCAAAGCAAGACAAGTGGAAATCCGAAATGGAAAAAATAGTGAtgtaaataatttacaaaaggCGACTGATTTTGTGCGTGCTTTTGTCTATGGCTTTGATGTAGAAGATGCTTTGGCCCTCATACGACTCGATGATCTATTTATTGATTCGTTTGAGATTAGTGATGTGAAAAGCTCTTTAAAGGGTGATCACATGGCTAGAGCTGTTGGACGACTTGCTGGTAAAGGCGGTAGGACTAAGTTTACAATCGAAAATGTGACCAAAACGCGTATTGTGTTGGCAAATACGAAAATACACATTTTGGGATCGTATCAAAATATTCAAGTTGCAAAACGAGCAATTTGTAATTTGATTTTAGGTAGTCCGCCATCTAAGGTGTATGGTAGCCTGAGAAATATGGCTGGGAGAATGTTggaaagattttga